In the genome of Hyphomicrobium sp. ghe19, the window CCCAGGCGCGCAACGGAGAGCGCATGAGTCGCGTCAGCGCCTTGAACGTTCCGAATGGCTCTGTTTCGCGAACGCCTCAGTTTCGCGAACGTCTGGGCTGAACGGCTTTGCCCTGATGCAGCGGGCGTTCGCTCACGCGTTCGTATTCGCCCTCGATAACGACACCCTCGTCGCCAGCCGGTGTTTCTCCGGTGCTGGCGCGGAAGGTCTCACGGCTGACCTCGGCCTGATAATGGAACAGCGTGACAAGCTTCAGGAGCCCGGTCCGGATGACGAGGTGGCGGACTTGAGGGATGAGAAGGCATAAGCCGAACAGATCCGAGATCACGCCAGGAAAGATTAGGAGCAGGCCGGCGAGGACCTGCAAAAATCCATCGAAGAGCGGCGGGAAGCCTTCCCGTTCGGTGCCCAATCGCGACAACGCCCGCTCGAAGACGGAGAGGCCGACCCGGCGGATGACGTAAGTTCCGAGGATTGCGGTGCCGAGAACGATTGCAGCGAGCCACCAGATGCCGATCGTCTGCCCGAGACGGATCAGCAACCCGATTTCCAGCAGGGGCAGGGCCGCCAACGCCAGGATCAGGGCAATTTTGAACGGTTGAGACATAAGCGCTCGCAAAACTATTGCGGCACCTTAGCGCGGATGAGCGTCAGCGGCCATCGACCATCAGGAAGCAGGCCCCCATGTTCAACGATATTCACATTGTGCCGCGGGTCTTGGCCTCCGTAATGCAGTCGTAAAGGGCCAGCGGCGACGGGCGGCAGACGCCGGATGCTTAAGGTGTTATAGAAGTTCTATCTTCAAATCGTCCGTCCGGGCCCTTAGATAAGGGTCCTAGGGTGGCGGGCCATCCAATAGAAGCCTTTTTTGGCACCACGTCACCCGGAGGCGCTGACCTTTAGTATGAACGGTCAATTCGATCTTATTACAATCATTGCTCTCATCATCGCCGTTGCGGCGATCATCAAGCTTCGGAACGTGCTTGGCCACCGTACGGACGATGACGAGAAGCGCGTCGAGCGGCTTAAAACGCGTGAGCGGGAAGCGGGTCAGCGCCCGGCCACGGAGACGGCGTCGGCCGACGTCATCACGATGCCCCGCCGCGATCGGGAGCCATTAGCTCCTGTGTCCGCGCCTGAAGCCGCTGCAACAAACGCCGAGGCACGCATCAGGGCGTATCCTGTTTCGGATCCGGCTGTAACCACCGGCTTCCTCGATATTGCGAAGGCCGATCCGTCGTTCGATCCCGACGCCTTTGTGGCTGGCGCCGGCCGCGCTTACGAGATGATCGTGTCGGCGTTCGCGGAAGGAAACCGGAAGGCGCTGAAGGACCTTTTGAGCAAAGAGGTCTACGATGGTTTCACGGCCGCTATCGCAGAGCGGGAAGCTCGCGGCGAGACGATCGAGCAGCAGTTCGTCGGCATCCGGAAGGCCGACGTCGTCGAGGCGGAACTCAAGAATGGCGTGGCCTCAGTGACGGTGCGCTTCGTCAGCGAGCTGATCTCGGCAACTCACGACAAGGCCGGCGAGGTCATCGCGGGCGACTCCCAGAAGATCAAAGACGTGACCGATATCTGGACGTTCAGCCGCGATATCTCGAACGCCAAGGCTCGGAGCAACCTTAATTGGCGGTTGGTTGCAACTCAGGCTCCAAATTAAGAAAAGCTTAACAAGCGCGATGTGACCGTGTGGGCGGGGTATGCCGCTTCACACGGAAAAGCGTCATGCGTTCGTCAGGCACCTCCTGGGCGTTCAGCCCGCAATTTTTCAACCCCGTTCATCTCGTCGCGCTGTTATTCTCTTTCGCAGCGATGCAGATTGCGCACGTTCCTGCGTTCGCAAAATCATCCTCCGAAAAATCATCGGCCGATAAGCATCAGAACAAAGCTCAGCCTCGAATGGATTCGAACCCAATCTCCTTCGAGCCCATTTCGTTCAACGACCTTCCCGCCTGGGAAGAGGACGATCATCTCGCTGCCTGGAAGGCGTTTCTGGCGTCATGCGGGCCGTTGCTGAAAGCGGGTCCGCGCGAGCCGACGCCCGGAAGTGCCGGTTCACCGCAAGAGCTTCTCGATGTTTGCTCGCGGGCGGTCGCGTTGTCGAAGTCGAAGACCCCGCAAACGCGACAGGGCGCGCGGCAATTCTTCGAAGCTTATTTCCAGCCCAATCGGGTCGTGGGAAACGATCGCGATGGATTGCTCACCGGGTACTTCGAGCCGGACATCAAAGGTTCGCGGACGCCGGACAAGACCTTCAAGGTGCCGGTCTACCGACGGCCGCACGACCTCGTGAATATGGTTCCGGAAAGCGAGCGCGGTTCCAAGTCGGCAGCCCTCACACATCAGCGCAAGACCGACCGTGGCCTGGAGCCATATCTTACGCGCACCGAGATCGAGGAGGGCGGGCTCGAGGGTCTGGGTCTCGAGCTCTTTTACCTCAAGGACGCGGTCGACGTTTTCTTCATGCAGGTCCAGGGGTCCGGCCGTATCGAATTGCCGAACGGCGATAAAGTTCGGATTACCTATGACGGCAAGAACGGTTATCCCTATAACTCGATCGGACGGTTGCTGATCGATGAAGGTCATCTAACAGCGGACGAGATGTCGTTGAAGTCTTTGAAGAAATGGCTGAAGGCCGACAAAGACCGGGCGAAACCCGTTATGCGGAAAAATCATTCCTACGTTTTCTTCAAGGAGCTGTCGGGCGAGCAAGCCAAGGCCCCGATGGGCGTTCACTGCATTCCACTGCAGCCTTTGCGAAGTCTCGCTGTCGATACGACGTACTACCCGATCGGGATTCCGATCTATGTCGATGCTCCGCAGATCACACATGCAACCGCATCGCGGGAATTTCACAGGCTGATGATCGCCCATGACGTCGGCTCGGCGATCAAGGGGTCGGAGCGCGGCGACATTTTCTTCGGTTCGGGCGATGCGGCGGGCCGGCTTGCAGGCGTGACGAAGCACCCGGGTCACCTTTACGCGCTGCTGCCCCTCCACGGATCGCACGCGCATAAGACCGCGAGCGACGGACCGTGAAAAAGCAGAGTGGCGGTGGCAAAGGGCGGGCATCGGCCGACGACAACGATCTCGATCACGAAATCTGGCGGCACACCGCTGCAACGATCGAGCCTTTGAAACGCGCCAAGCCTCGCTTCCATCCGGCGAGCGATGCTCTAAAAGCAGGCGGCAAAGCGGCCGGCGTTCCGAAGCCGAAGGTTTCCGCCGAGCCTGAGAGACTGCCGGTCAAGCCGCGCTCGGCGCACGCTCATCCCGAAAATCCGCGTCCGAAGCCGTCTCCGGCGAAAGCTCCCGACCTTGCGCTCTTCGATCGCAATAGCGTCCGGAAATTGCGCGGCGGCCGGACCGAGATCGAAGCGCGCGTCGACCTTCACGGCATGCGCCAGGACGAAGCCCACGTGGCGCTGCGAAGCTTTCTCTTCAGCTGCCAACGGCGCGGCCTGCGGTTCGTTCTCGTGATCACCGGCAAGGGCAAGACGAACGGCAAAGCCCTTTCGGAAGAGGGGTACGGGGAGCGGGAGCGCGGTGTGCTCAAGCGCAACGTTCCGCGCTGGCTCGATGAGCCCGAGCTAAGGGCAATCGTCGTCAGTTTTACGGTTGCCGCCATCCAGCACGGCGGCGAAGGCGCGATGTACGTTCATCTCAGATCGAAGAACCGAGCGTAGATTAAAAGCAAGTTTCCTGAAGCTTCTGCAGCGCCTGTCCGATGCCGTTCAGGGAGTAGGTGTCGGTAACGTTCGCGCCGCGATCGGAGGAGATCGCGATCGACATCGTGTTGCCTTTCCGCATGGCTTCGACGAGTTTCAGTTCCTGGGTGGAATCGCTGACGTAGGCCCGATCGCTCGCGCCGAAGAGCCTGAAGCCTGCGGGGCTGACCGTCGCGGTGCCCTGCGCGCTCTTCTTGATCCGGAATCCCATGAGGAAGCTGACTTCGGCGCGGATGCCATCCTTGGGCCAGGCTGAAATGTAGGCGCGCGGCGCTTCGCGAGGCGCGTCCTGCGGCTCACTCGTTTTCGGTTCGCTCGTCACGAAGCAGAAGAGGTGCGGGTCATTGGCGTCAGCCATAACGGCCCAGTCGCCGAAGGTTGCCACACGGGTCATCTGCTCTGCGGCAAGTGCCGGCCGCGGCGCTGGGTTCAATGCGACGAGACCAAGAAATAGAATAAACAAAATGCTCCGCACATTCTGCTTCCCCATCAAGGTCCCCCCTCGCCGATCGGGCGATCGGCGAACCGCGCCAAGCTCCTCATGCGATCGTACATCACAATCGCGCCGGCCATCGCGACATTGACGCAAAAGGACGTCGGGATCTTGACGACATAGTCGCAGCGCTCGATCAGAGGTTCGGATAGCGATCCAAGCTCCGGTCCGAGCACATATGCCGCTCGCAGGGGATGGCGAAAGCTCGGCAGGTCGATCGCGTCGTCGAGAAGCTCGATGCCGACGAGCTTGCAGCCGCCGGGCAGCGCCATTTCGTCAAGGGTCGCCCAATTGTAGTGGGGCAGGTGCAATTGGCTTTTCGACGTATCAGCGTGGGCTTCCTGGGCCTTATAGGTCGCACCGACCGTGAAGGTGAAGCTCGCACCGAAGGCGTGCGCCGAGCGCATCAGATTGCCGAGGTTCAGCGACTTCGACATCCGCTCGGCTCCGATTGCGAAATAGCCCTTCGGGTGCGGCGGCCATGTGGTCGCTTTTCTTGACATTGTGTTCTGCTCGTGTGTGTCAGAGGGATACGCAGCGAGTGGGACGTCACACATGAAGGCAGCTCTTTGCAAGAGCCTTGACGGGGCAAAAAGTCTCGCCGTCGAAACACTCCCGGACCCGGTCGCGGGACCGGGACAGGCCATCGTTCGGGTGGCGGCCGTGGGCCTCAATTT includes:
- a CDS encoding FxsA family protein → MSQPFKIALILALAALPLLEIGLLIRLGQTIGIWWLAAIVLGTAILGTYVIRRVGLSVFERALSRLGTEREGFPPLFDGFLQVLAGLLLIFPGVISDLFGLCLLIPQVRHLVIRTGLLKLVTLFHYQAEVSRETFRASTGETPAGDEGVVIEGEYERVSERPLHQGKAVQPRRSRN
- a CDS encoding Tim44/TimA family putative adaptor protein is translated as MNGQFDLITIIALIIAVAAIIKLRNVLGHRTDDDEKRVERLKTREREAGQRPATETASADVITMPRRDREPLAPVSAPEAAATNAEARIRAYPVSDPAVTTGFLDIAKADPSFDPDAFVAGAGRAYEMIVSAFAEGNRKALKDLLSKEVYDGFTAAIAEREARGETIEQQFVGIRKADVVEAELKNGVASVTVRFVSELISATHDKAGEVIAGDSQKIKDVTDIWTFSRDISNAKARSNLNWRLVATQAPN
- a CDS encoding murein transglycosylase A, translating into MRSSGTSWAFSPQFFNPVHLVALLFSFAAMQIAHVPAFAKSSSEKSSADKHQNKAQPRMDSNPISFEPISFNDLPAWEEDDHLAAWKAFLASCGPLLKAGPREPTPGSAGSPQELLDVCSRAVALSKSKTPQTRQGARQFFEAYFQPNRVVGNDRDGLLTGYFEPDIKGSRTPDKTFKVPVYRRPHDLVNMVPESERGSKSAALTHQRKTDRGLEPYLTRTEIEEGGLEGLGLELFYLKDAVDVFFMQVQGSGRIELPNGDKVRITYDGKNGYPYNSIGRLLIDEGHLTADEMSLKSLKKWLKADKDRAKPVMRKNHSYVFFKELSGEQAKAPMGVHCIPLQPLRSLAVDTTYYPIGIPIYVDAPQITHATASREFHRLMIAHDVGSAIKGSERGDIFFGSGDAAGRLAGVTKHPGHLYALLPLHGSHAHKTASDGP
- a CDS encoding Smr/MutS family protein, with protein sequence MKKQSGGGKGRASADDNDLDHEIWRHTAATIEPLKRAKPRFHPASDALKAGGKAAGVPKPKVSAEPERLPVKPRSAHAHPENPRPKPSPAKAPDLALFDRNSVRKLRGGRTEIEARVDLHGMRQDEAHVALRSFLFSCQRRGLRFVLVITGKGKTNGKALSEEGYGERERGVLKRNVPRWLDEPELRAIVVSFTVAAIQHGGEGAMYVHLRSKNRA
- a CDS encoding invasion associated locus B family protein, whose amino-acid sequence is MGKQNVRSILFILFLGLVALNPAPRPALAAEQMTRVATFGDWAVMADANDPHLFCFVTSEPKTSEPQDAPREAPRAYISAWPKDGIRAEVSFLMGFRIKKSAQGTATVSPAGFRLFGASDRAYVSDSTQELKLVEAMRKGNTMSIAISSDRGANVTDTYSLNGIGQALQKLQETCF
- a CDS encoding RNA methyltransferase; this translates as MSRKATTWPPHPKGYFAIGAERMSKSLNLGNLMRSAHAFGASFTFTVGATYKAQEAHADTSKSQLHLPHYNWATLDEMALPGGCKLVGIELLDDAIDLPSFRHPLRAAYVLGPELGSLSEPLIERCDYVVKIPTSFCVNVAMAGAIVMYDRMRSLARFADRPIGEGGP